AGTTTATATTGCAATATTATATGTTTATTTTATATTTATTATAAAGGGAATATATATTTAAATTATATTTTATAACAAGTAAAAAATTATTTTAATGATGAAAACATTGATATTACGGCCTTTCGAAAAAGTTTTTTATAAGCTATTTAATTGTAGAATCATATAAATGTTACAAGTTAATAACTAAAGGAGAGAGAATGAGAAGAAGCGGTTTTACTTTGGTTGAGCTAATCTTTGTAATAGTGATCATAGGTATACTTGCTGCTGTTGCCATACCTAAGTTTAAAGATCTTAAACAAAATGCCGCAGCTGGAAATGTAATTGCTGTATTATCTGATCTCAACGGAAGCGGAGGGCCTGCTGCATACCTAAACGCTGTAGAGTTAGGAGGAATTGCTCCTAGCGATTTAAATTTGACAAATATCTATAGATTTCAAGGAAAAGATTGGGATATAAATGCAACAACGAATGATTCGGCTACCTATAGAAAAGAGCAAACGGATCTTAACGCAACTTTCACTTATAATAACGACGGAACTATCACCGTTAAACTTTATTGCGACACGGGTACCGATACTGGATTAGCCTCCAAGAGAGCTTTAAATGCTAAAGGATACGACTGTAGTACAACCGGAGTTACATATACGATAAATCTAGAAACCCAAAACTAGATGAAAAAATCCTTTACTCTAGTAGAACTTATCTTCATCATCGTCATCATTGGCATCCTTGCCGCTGTGGCGATACCAAAATTTACCGGACTTACCTCTAACACAAAAATCTCATCAGAATTAGCTACGGCTTCTACGATTCAAAGCGCCATTGAGGATGTTCACAGCGAATGGATTATGAGCGAAGGTACGTTTAACTGGGGAAACCAAGAGACAACTGACTGTTCCGATAGCAATACGGCAAACGACGGAGATTTTAACTGTAGTTCAGGATATCCTATACTTGGAGATTGCAACACTAACAAACCTTTTGGCTTTATACTTAAAAACTCTTCTACGGTAGACGCCAAGTGGGCGTGTAAAGATAACAATGACGGTACGTACTTTTACAAAGGTCCAGCATCTACTAAAAACAGCGGAGTTAATCCAAGCAGTGATACAAAAGGAAAACCTGACTGCTCCGATTATTGGATATACGACATCAAAACCGGTACATTCTCTTTAAAAGATGTTGCAGACCAGACTTGTACTAATGTTAATGAACTATAGATTTGACATTTTATATACTATCCATAGTCCAAATCCTAGTATAATCGAACTTATTATAGCTATTACTATACTTCCGCTCTCAACATCCATTTAAATCCTTTTTATCCAGCAATATTTACCAAATTCCACATAGGTAAGAAAATTCCTAAAGACAAAGTTAAAACAAATCCGGCTATTGCAGCTATCAAGATAGGTTCTATCAAAGTGGCGATATTGTCGACTATATAATCAAATCTATCTTGATAGATTTTACTAACTTTTCCTAGCATTTTTCCAAGTCCACCACCTATCTCACCAGCTTTTATCATCTCTACTACCATATTTTCAAAAAGTCTGCTATCCTCAAATCCGCTATATAGAGTTCTTCCCTCTTCAATCGCTAAAGATATTTTTTCTAATTCTCTTTTCATATAACTATTCTCTACAATCTCTGATGCTATTTTCAAAGCATCTATCATAGGTATTCCAGCTTCTACAAGAACTCTAAAAACATAGATAAATCTACTAATCATCGCATAAAGTGTAGCTTCACCTATAATATAGACTTTAAGTAGCCATTTATCTAAAAATAATCTTAC
This Nitrosophilus labii DNA region includes the following protein-coding sequences:
- a CDS encoding type II secretion system protein, with translation MRRSGFTLVELIFVIVIIGILAAVAIPKFKDLKQNAAAGNVIAVLSDLNGSGGPAAYLNAVELGGIAPSDLNLTNIYRFQGKDWDINATTNDSATYRKEQTDLNATFTYNNDGTITVKLYCDTGTDTGLASKRALNAKGYDCSTTGVTYTINLETQN
- a CDS encoding prepilin-type cleavage/methylation domain-containing protein, encoding MKKSFTLVELIFIIVIIGILAAVAIPKFTGLTSNTKISSELATASTIQSAIEDVHSEWIMSEGTFNWGNQETTDCSDSNTANDGDFNCSSGYPILGDCNTNKPFGFILKNSSTVDAKWACKDNNDGTYFYKGPASTKNSGVNPSSDTKGKPDCSDYWIYDIKTGTFSLKDVADQTCTNVNEL